One part of the Alkalibaculum bacchi genome encodes these proteins:
- a CDS encoding four helix bundle protein, with amino-acid sequence MYGATHSLKVWQEAHELVLRIYAVTKTFPKEELYGLTSQIRRAAVSIPSNIIEGKARGTAKELQRFLLIARGSLEELKYQILLAKDLEYMDKNTYSDIVTQANIVGKLLNGFIVSTKQN; translated from the coding sequence ATGTATGGTGCTACACATAGCTTAAAAGTTTGGCAAGAGGCACATGAGCTTGTACTTAGAATATATGCAGTTACCAAGACATTCCCTAAAGAAGAGCTATACGGATTGACATCTCAAATAAGAAGAGCAGCAGTATCAATTCCTAGTAATATAATTGAAGGTAAGGCAAGAGGGACAGCTAAGGAATTACAGAGATTCCTACTAATTGCACGAGGTTCTTTAGAAGAGCTAAAATATCAAATTTTGTTAGCAAAAGACCTAGAGTACATGGATAAAAACACATACAGCGATATAGTAACTCAAGCTAATATAGTAGGAAAATTGCTAAACGGTTTTATAGTTTCAACAAAACAAAATTAA